A DNA window from Hevea brasiliensis isolate MT/VB/25A 57/8 unplaced genomic scaffold, ASM3005281v1 Scaf7, whole genome shotgun sequence contains the following coding sequences:
- the LOC110660098 gene encoding kinesin-like protein KIN-14S isoform X2, whose protein sequence is MDDLKVELLLGNCHHTVPNCDSKPTLSSFSEVEETANSMSEDIALSRNKETSPQGPTLPILKKIISLSYQIQNLKKEHAILSHQVKNGNTDAFPGPEVLETLHLLNNAYELLKKKYREESSERRRLYNEVIELKGNIRVFCRCRPLNQAEIANGSNYVVEFDPSLDNELHIISSDSSKKQFKFDHVFKPEDNQEAVFAQTKPIVTSVLDGYNVCIFAYGQTGTGKTFTMEGTPESRGVNYRTLEELFRISQERSGIMRYELFVSMLEVYNEKIRDLLVENSNQPPKKLEIKQAAEGTQEVPGLVEARVYGTEEVWELLKSGSQARSVGSTSANELSSRSHCLLRVTVKGESLIDGQKTRSHLWLVDLAGSERVGKIEVEGERLKESQFINKSLSALGDVVSALASKTGHIPYRNSKLTHMLQSSLGGDCKTLMFVQISPSAADLGESLCSLNFAARVRGIESGPARKQADFTELFKYKQMAEKLQHDEKETKKLQENLQSLQLKIAAREHKCRGLQEKVRELENQLVEERKTRLKQETRALAASSQSSLPSPKQGEKTKVERKPPLGPSKLRLPLRRITNFIPPPSPLHTMKIKTTASMVQSSMQDKENIARTSMTGRETKSLLQPRRISMAARPTTATSAQVRQPKRRVSIATFHPEPNSNLTTPLHTSASRLKNKGAVGRQSFVKDPRKARYSRLFSPLPEFRSASETTPTVMRSSSKFMGSPPTQAGSWKPRHPTVVALQKKSLVWSPLKSRGVKYRKSLLPSRPSTEMQ, encoded by the exons ATGGATG ATCTAAAAGTGGAACTGCTACTGGGAAACTGCCATCACACTGTTCCTAATTGCGATTCAAAGCCTACTTTATCTTCTTTCTCAG AAGTGGAAGAAACCGCAAATTCTATGAGTGAGGATATTGCATTGAGCAGAAACAAAGAGACTTCACCTCAGGGGCCCACACTGCCAATATTGAAGAAAATTATCAGTTTGAGCTATCAAATTCAG AATTTGAAGAAAGAACATGCAATTCTCTCCCATCAAGTGAAGAATGGCAATACAGATGCATTTCCTGGCCCCGAAGTCTTAGAAACTCTTCATCTTCTCA ACAATGCATATGAACTTTTAAAGAAGAAGTACCGAGAAGAGTCATCTGAGCGCAGGCGACTTTACAATGAAGTGATTGAGCTGAAAGGCAATATTAGGGTCTTTTGCAGATGTAGACCACTAAACCAAGCTGAAATTGCCAATGGTTCTAATTATGTGGTTGAATTTGACCCTTCCCTAGATAATGAGCTGCATATTATTTCCTCTGATTCTTCCAAAAAGCAATTCAAGTTTGACCATGTGTTTAAGCCTGAAGATAATCAAG AGGCTGTTTTTGCACAAACTAAACCCATAGTGACATCTGTGCTGGATGGCTATAATGTATGCATATTTGCCTATGGGCAAACTGGAACAGGGAAGACATTTACAATGGAGGGGACCCCTGAAAGTAGGGGAGTGAACTATAGAACTCTGGAGGAGTTGTTTCGCATTTCTCAAGAGAGAAGTGGAATTATGAGATATGAGCTATTTGTTAGCATGTTGGAGGTTTACAATGAGAAGATAAGGGACCTGTTAGTGGAAAACTCCAACCAGCCCCCTAAAAA GTTGGAGATAAAGCAAGCAGCAGAAGGGACACAAGAAGTTCCAGGACTTGTTGAAGCTCGAGTTTATGGCACAGAGGAAGTATGGGAGCTACTCAAGTCTGGAAGCCAAGCCAGATCAGTTGGTTCTACCAGTGCTAATGAGCTCAGCAGCCGTTCTCACTG TTTATTGCGAGTAACTGTAAAAGGGGAGAGTTTAATAGATGGGCAAAAGACAAGGAGTCATCTCTGGCTGGTTGATTTGGCTGGTAGTGAGCGTGTGGGGAAGATAGAAGTTGAAGGAGAGAGGTTGAAGGAATCTCAATTTATAAATAAATCTCTCTCAGCACTTGGTGATGTTGTCTCTGCCCTTGCATCAAAAACAGGCCACATTCCTTacag GAACTCAAAGCTCACTCATATGTTGCAGAGCTCTCTTG GAGGAGATTGCAAGACGTTGATGTTTGTCCAGATAAGCCCAAGTGCTGCTGACCTTGGGGAGTCTCTGTGTTCATTGAATTTTGCCGCTCGAGTTCGGGGAATTGAAAGTGGCCCTGCTCGCAAGCAGGCAGATTTCACTGAGCTTTTCAAGTATAAGCAAATG GCAGAAAAGCTACAACATGATGAGAAGGAAACAAAGAAGTTGCAGGAGAATTTGCAGTCCTTGCAGTTGAAGATTGCTGCCAGGGAACATAAGTGCAGAGGCCTTCAAGAAAAG GTCCGAGAACTTGAGAATCAGTTAGTAGAGGAAAGGAAGACCAGACTAAAGCAGGAAACGAGAGCACTTGCTGCTTCTTCACAGTCTTCATTGCCCTCCCCAAAACAAGGAGAGAAGACCAAGGTAGAGAGGAAACCGCCTTTGGGTCCTTCAAAACTGAGGCTACCACTGCGAAGAATCACCAATTTCATACCTCCTCCATCTCCTCTCCATACAATGAAAATCAAAACTACTGCTTCCATGGTCCAATCTTCAATGCAGGACAAAGAAAATATTGCTAGAACTTCAATGACAGGAAGGGAAACAAAAAGCCTTCTACAACCAAGACGTATTTCTATGGCTGCCAGACCAACTACTGCAACATCAGCTCAGGTTCGTCAGCCTAAGAGACGAGTATCTATTGCCACTTTCCACCCAGAGCCCAACTCAAACTTGACAACCCCACTCCACACTTCTGCCTCAAGATTAAAGAACAAGGGTGCCGTGGGCCGGCAGTCATTTGTGAAGGACCCAAGAAAGGCCAGATATTCAAGATTGTTCTCTCCATTGCCAGAATTCCGGTCAGCATCAGAGACAACACCAACTGTCATGAGGAGCAGTAGTAAATTCATGGGGAGTCCTCCAACTCAAGCAGGCTCTTGGAAGCCAAGGCATCCAACAGTAGTTGCATTGCAAAAAAAATCATTGGTGTGGAGTCCCCTCAAGTCGAGAGGAGTGAAATACAGGAAGTCATTGTTGCCTTCTCGACCCTCAACTGAGATGCAATGA
- the LOC110660098 gene encoding kinesin-like protein KIN-14S isoform X1: MDDLKVELLLGNCHHTVPNCDSKPTLSSFSEEVEETANSMSEDIALSRNKETSPQGPTLPILKKIISLSYQIQNLKKEHAILSHQVKNGNTDAFPGPEVLETLHLLNNAYELLKKKYREESSERRRLYNEVIELKGNIRVFCRCRPLNQAEIANGSNYVVEFDPSLDNELHIISSDSSKKQFKFDHVFKPEDNQEAVFAQTKPIVTSVLDGYNVCIFAYGQTGTGKTFTMEGTPESRGVNYRTLEELFRISQERSGIMRYELFVSMLEVYNEKIRDLLVENSNQPPKKLEIKQAAEGTQEVPGLVEARVYGTEEVWELLKSGSQARSVGSTSANELSSRSHCLLRVTVKGESLIDGQKTRSHLWLVDLAGSERVGKIEVEGERLKESQFINKSLSALGDVVSALASKTGHIPYRNSKLTHMLQSSLGGDCKTLMFVQISPSAADLGESLCSLNFAARVRGIESGPARKQADFTELFKYKQMAEKLQHDEKETKKLQENLQSLQLKIAAREHKCRGLQEKVRELENQLVEERKTRLKQETRALAASSQSSLPSPKQGEKTKVERKPPLGPSKLRLPLRRITNFIPPPSPLHTMKIKTTASMVQSSMQDKENIARTSMTGRETKSLLQPRRISMAARPTTATSAQVRQPKRRVSIATFHPEPNSNLTTPLHTSASRLKNKGAVGRQSFVKDPRKARYSRLFSPLPEFRSASETTPTVMRSSSKFMGSPPTQAGSWKPRHPTVVALQKKSLVWSPLKSRGVKYRKSLLPSRPSTEMQ, encoded by the exons ATGGATG ATCTAAAAGTGGAACTGCTACTGGGAAACTGCCATCACACTGTTCCTAATTGCGATTCAAAGCCTACTTTATCTTCTTTCTCAG AAGAAGTGGAAGAAACCGCAAATTCTATGAGTGAGGATATTGCATTGAGCAGAAACAAAGAGACTTCACCTCAGGGGCCCACACTGCCAATATTGAAGAAAATTATCAGTTTGAGCTATCAAATTCAG AATTTGAAGAAAGAACATGCAATTCTCTCCCATCAAGTGAAGAATGGCAATACAGATGCATTTCCTGGCCCCGAAGTCTTAGAAACTCTTCATCTTCTCA ACAATGCATATGAACTTTTAAAGAAGAAGTACCGAGAAGAGTCATCTGAGCGCAGGCGACTTTACAATGAAGTGATTGAGCTGAAAGGCAATATTAGGGTCTTTTGCAGATGTAGACCACTAAACCAAGCTGAAATTGCCAATGGTTCTAATTATGTGGTTGAATTTGACCCTTCCCTAGATAATGAGCTGCATATTATTTCCTCTGATTCTTCCAAAAAGCAATTCAAGTTTGACCATGTGTTTAAGCCTGAAGATAATCAAG AGGCTGTTTTTGCACAAACTAAACCCATAGTGACATCTGTGCTGGATGGCTATAATGTATGCATATTTGCCTATGGGCAAACTGGAACAGGGAAGACATTTACAATGGAGGGGACCCCTGAAAGTAGGGGAGTGAACTATAGAACTCTGGAGGAGTTGTTTCGCATTTCTCAAGAGAGAAGTGGAATTATGAGATATGAGCTATTTGTTAGCATGTTGGAGGTTTACAATGAGAAGATAAGGGACCTGTTAGTGGAAAACTCCAACCAGCCCCCTAAAAA GTTGGAGATAAAGCAAGCAGCAGAAGGGACACAAGAAGTTCCAGGACTTGTTGAAGCTCGAGTTTATGGCACAGAGGAAGTATGGGAGCTACTCAAGTCTGGAAGCCAAGCCAGATCAGTTGGTTCTACCAGTGCTAATGAGCTCAGCAGCCGTTCTCACTG TTTATTGCGAGTAACTGTAAAAGGGGAGAGTTTAATAGATGGGCAAAAGACAAGGAGTCATCTCTGGCTGGTTGATTTGGCTGGTAGTGAGCGTGTGGGGAAGATAGAAGTTGAAGGAGAGAGGTTGAAGGAATCTCAATTTATAAATAAATCTCTCTCAGCACTTGGTGATGTTGTCTCTGCCCTTGCATCAAAAACAGGCCACATTCCTTacag GAACTCAAAGCTCACTCATATGTTGCAGAGCTCTCTTG GAGGAGATTGCAAGACGTTGATGTTTGTCCAGATAAGCCCAAGTGCTGCTGACCTTGGGGAGTCTCTGTGTTCATTGAATTTTGCCGCTCGAGTTCGGGGAATTGAAAGTGGCCCTGCTCGCAAGCAGGCAGATTTCACTGAGCTTTTCAAGTATAAGCAAATG GCAGAAAAGCTACAACATGATGAGAAGGAAACAAAGAAGTTGCAGGAGAATTTGCAGTCCTTGCAGTTGAAGATTGCTGCCAGGGAACATAAGTGCAGAGGCCTTCAAGAAAAG GTCCGAGAACTTGAGAATCAGTTAGTAGAGGAAAGGAAGACCAGACTAAAGCAGGAAACGAGAGCACTTGCTGCTTCTTCACAGTCTTCATTGCCCTCCCCAAAACAAGGAGAGAAGACCAAGGTAGAGAGGAAACCGCCTTTGGGTCCTTCAAAACTGAGGCTACCACTGCGAAGAATCACCAATTTCATACCTCCTCCATCTCCTCTCCATACAATGAAAATCAAAACTACTGCTTCCATGGTCCAATCTTCAATGCAGGACAAAGAAAATATTGCTAGAACTTCAATGACAGGAAGGGAAACAAAAAGCCTTCTACAACCAAGACGTATTTCTATGGCTGCCAGACCAACTACTGCAACATCAGCTCAGGTTCGTCAGCCTAAGAGACGAGTATCTATTGCCACTTTCCACCCAGAGCCCAACTCAAACTTGACAACCCCACTCCACACTTCTGCCTCAAGATTAAAGAACAAGGGTGCCGTGGGCCGGCAGTCATTTGTGAAGGACCCAAGAAAGGCCAGATATTCAAGATTGTTCTCTCCATTGCCAGAATTCCGGTCAGCATCAGAGACAACACCAACTGTCATGAGGAGCAGTAGTAAATTCATGGGGAGTCCTCCAACTCAAGCAGGCTCTTGGAAGCCAAGGCATCCAACAGTAGTTGCATTGCAAAAAAAATCATTGGTGTGGAGTCCCCTCAAGTCGAGAGGAGTGAAATACAGGAAGTCATTGTTGCCTTCTCGACCCTCAACTGAGATGCAATGA